CGGCCCCGGCCTGCTGGTGCTGGTGTGCGCCGAGCGCGGCGACGGCAAGGGGCAGGCCGACCGGCTGCTGGCCAAGTTGCTCAAGCTGCGCATCTTCTCCGACGAGGCCGGCAAGATGAACCGCAGCGTGCAGGACACCGGCGGCGGCCTGCTGATCGTGAGCCAGTTCACGCTGGCGGCCGACACCTCGAGCGGCAATCGGCCCAGCTTCACTGGCGCCGCGGCGCCCGGCGAGGGGCGGCGGCTCTACGACCACTTCGTGGCGCAGACCCGTGCCGCGCATCCGGTGGTTGCCACCGGGCGCTTCGCGGCCGACATGAAGGTGCACCTGGTCAATGACGGGCCGGTGACGATTCCGCTGCGGGTGGCCTAGCGGCCGCGGCCCGCACCGCGTCGTCCACGCTCCAGAACAGCGCCACGCCGCCGGGGGCGGCCTCGCCGGCCAGCCCCATGCGCACCAGGGCCGCGCGCGGCCGGTCCTTGACGCGCGCCAGCAGCAGGGACTGGCCCTGGCCGCGCAGGCTGGCGGCGAACTCGGCCAGCGCCTCCACCGCCGTGCTGTCCAGGTCGTCGCAGACCTCCAGGCTCAGCACCACGACCCGCACCTGCGCGGCGTCGGCGCGCCGGTGCACGAGCTGGAACACCTGCTCGGCGTTGGCGAAGAACAGCGGCTCCTCGGGCCGCATGATGAGCGTGCCGGCCACCGTGGCCGCCTCGGGATGGCGTGTGCAATCCAGGTAGTCGCGCGTGCCCGGCAACTGCCCCAGTTCGGCGACCAGCGGCTGCGCGAAGCGCCGGATCGCTAGCAGCAGCGACAGCGCCACGGCCAGCAGCATGCCGAACAGCACGCCGGCCAGCAGCACGCCGGCGGCGGCCGCCAGCGCCAGCCAGGCGTCGCCGCCCAGCCGCAGGCTGGTCAGCAAGGTGCGCGGCCACAGGGCGTGCGAGAGGATGCCCACCACCACGGCGGCCAGCACCGGCACCGGCAGCAGGGCCAGCGCGGGCCGCGCCTGCCACAGCAGCAGCGCCAGCGCCAGCGCGGCGGCCACGCCGGCCCATTTGCTGCGCCCGCCGGCGGCCTGGCTGGCCGAGGCGGCGGACAGGCCTGCGCCCACCGGCAGGCCCTGCACCAGCCCGCAGGCAACGTTGGCCGCGCCCAGCGCCAGCAACTCCCGGTTGGCGTCGACCCGGTCGCCGCCCTGCAGCGCCAGCGAGCGCACCGCGCCCCAGGATTCGGCGAACAGAATCAGCAGCAGCGCGGGCGCGATCTCCATCGCATGCAGCCATTGCGCGCTGCTCAGGGCGGGCCATTGCCAGGCCATCGGCTGCCAGGCGATGTCGCCCACCAGCGCCACGCCGCGCGCGCCCAGGCCAAACGCGGCCGACAGCGCCACGCCCAGCGCCAGCACCAGCAGCGAGGTCGGCACGTACAGCCAGCGCCGCAGGCCGTGCGCCAGCGCCAGCCACAGGGCCAGCGCGCCCAAGCCCAGCGCCAGGCTGGGCAGATGCCAATGCGGCGCCTGCGCCAGCAGATCCCACAGCAGCGGCCCGACCTGCGCGGCATGCACCGGCACGCCCGCGATCGGCGGCAACTGCTTGAGCACGATGGTCAGCGCCAGCGCCCAGGCGAAACCGCGCAGCACCGGGCGCGAGATGAAGGCGCCAAGAAAGCCGGCGCGCAGCGCGGCGGCCGCGAGAAACAGCGCGCCGGTCAGCCCGACCAGCGCGTAGCCCATGGCCGGCCCGCCCAGGCTCAGGGCCGAGGCGAACACCGCCGCCGAGGACG
This Variovorax terrae DNA region includes the following protein-coding sequences:
- the dtd gene encoding D-aminoacyl-tRNA deacylase, with the protein product MLALVQRVSEARVVIDGQVAGEIGPGLLVLVCAERGDGKGQADRLLAKLLKLRIFSDEAGKMNRSVQDTGGGLLIVSQFTLAADTSSGNRPSFTGAAAPGEGRRLYDHFVAQTRAAHPVVATGRFAADMKVHLVNDGPVTIPLRVA
- a CDS encoding SulP family inorganic anion transporter; protein product: MSDASPSRPPAGAAPAGGSAWWPDLLAGLSVAGVLLPQAVAYAAIAGVPPLHALLATLAGLCLYPWFGTSRFAMVAPTSSSAAVFASALSLGGPAMGYALVGLTGALFLAAAALRAGFLGAFISRPVLRGFAWALALTIVLKQLPPIAGVPVHAAQVGPLLWDLLAQAPHWHLPSLALGLGALALWLALAHGLRRWLYVPTSLLVLALGVALSAAFGLGARGVALVGDIAWQPMAWQWPALSSAQWLHAMEIAPALLLILFAESWGAVRSLALQGGDRVDANRELLALGAANVACGLVQGLPVGAGLSAASASQAAGGRSKWAGVAAALALALLLWQARPALALLPVPVLAAVVVGILSHALWPRTLLTSLRLGGDAWLALAAAAGVLLAGVLFGMLLAVALSLLLAIRRFAQPLVAELGQLPGTRDYLDCTRHPEAATVAGTLIMRPEEPLFFANAEQVFQLVHRRADAAQVRVVVLSLEVCDDLDSTAVEALAEFAASLRGQGQSLLLARVKDRPRAALVRMGLAGEAAPGGVALFWSVDDAVRAAAARPPAAESSPARH